Below is a genomic region from Citrobacter europaeus.
ACCCAGCATCGGGCCTATGAAACGACCGATCATCATGCCAAGCGTGGACATAATCAACGTGGCGCAGCCGATGGCCAGCGCAGTGGCAATAATGTTGACCTGCAGAAAAGCCAGGCCCACCCCGACTGCCATCGCGTCGAGACTGGTCGCAATGGCAGTGGTGACCAGCAGCCAGAAACCGTGACGGCGCTGCGGCTCTTCATCTTCATCATCGTTGTCACGAAAGCCTTCGATTATCATTCGCCCGCCTAAAAAGATCAGCAGAATGAAGGCGATCCAGTGGTTCCACTCCAGCACGAATTTGCTGGCCAGCATCCCCATGCCCCAGCCAATCAGCGGCGTAAGCGTTTCAACTGCGCCGAATATAAGGCCAGTCCGCAGTGCTTCAGAAAATTTAGGTTTATGCAGGGTGGCGCCTTTGCCAATTGATGCAGCGAAAGCATCCATCGACATGCCGAAAGCGAGAAGAACAGTAGCGGTGAGATTCATAACAGCGTCCTGACCGGGGTATCCATAAAACACATCACTGCCCCCAGTAACCATGCATACAGGCCGGAATCACTGTGAATACAGCGCCATTCAGATATGCAATGCAGTTGATGTGCCTATGGTCTCGCCTGACGGAACCTGTAAGTTCAGTCCGTACGCGCCACGTTTTTCAACGAGTATGTTGACACGTACATTTCCGGAGTCTGGAAATCGGCTACTCCCCAACGACGGGCGCAACCTTAACATATATTGAGAATATAAAACAAGAAATGGAGAAATAATATTTGACTTCTAATTGAAAACGATTTTCATTTAGATTTATTGATCAATAAAACGTTAAAACAAATAACATTATGAGCGGTGTAATATAGCCTTGGCTATGTTTGTTTTTAAGTTGATATATAAAAAACATAGTTCAGGCTATATTTGTAACTTACTGATTTGAAATTAAAAGTTTATATATTCTCTCGAGATCGTCTATATTTCGTACGCGAATCAGCAATCGTCTATGTTCTAATTGCATCACTAATACACCGTCTTCAGATAAATTCATCTCTTTAATGCGGTTATATTCAATCCAGACGTTGGCGAAGAAAAAACCTTTCTGCTTGAAGATGATTTTGGGTGTACGGATCCAGAACAGATACAACCCCATCAATACCAGAGCACATAATAACCATGTGGTAAATTGCGCGCCATGGCTGGTGACGTTGTTGTAGATAAGAATAGCTACCAAGCCAAGGAAGATAACGCTGTCGACTCTGCTACGGGGAAGCAGGGCGACAGTCAGCAGAGTGGGGCCATTACGGCGGGGCATGATGAACTGATCGTAAATGGCATACGCCAGCAGCGAAAAGATAAATAGAACCAGCACCAGGTCCGTGATAGTCATGAATCCTCAACCCTCTAAATAGAAAAACCGGGGGCAAGCCCCCGGCGATGTACAACAGTCTTACAGGCCGAGCAGTCCAACAGCGTAGCCCGCGATACCGATGACGAAGAAGCCAACGATGATCCACAGCGGGTTCACTTTCTTACGCAGCAGCCACATACAGGCGAATGTCAGCAGCAGAGGAACCAGACCCGGCATCAGCTGGTCAAGGATAGTCTGCACGGTGGTGACGCGAGTCTGACCATCCTGGCCGGTAATAGTGGAAACCACCAGCGGGATGTTTACGTGCGTCCACTTGTTAACCAATGCCCCCATGACAAACAGGCCGAGGATTGACGCCCCCTCAGTCAGTTTCTGCAGGAAGCCGCCGCCCATATCTTTTACGATATCGACACCTTTACGGTAGCCATATGCCACACCGTAATAACGGGTTGCCAGACGTACCAGGTTAAACAGGATGAAGAACAGCAAAGGCCCAAGCAGACTGCCGCTCATCGCGATACCTGCCCCGAGCGCGGCGAATACCGGACGAACGGTACCCCAGAAGATCGGGTCACCCACGCCTGCCAGCGGCCCCATCAGACCAACTTTGATACCGTTGATGGCACCATCGTCAATCTCTGCGCCGTTTGCACGCTGTTCTTCCATCGCCAGCGTAACGCCCAGTACTGGAGCGGCTACGTACGGATGGGTGTTAAAGAATTCCAGGTGACGCTTAATAGCCTGCTTACGTGCGTCGTTGTTTTCCGGGTACAAGCGGCGGATAGCCGGCACCATGGAGAAACAGAAACCCAGCGCCTGCATACGTTCGAAGTTCCATGAACCCTGAAACAGGTTAGAACGAATGAACACGCCACGAATGTCACTCGGAGTGAGTTTTTTCTCGGTGGTAGTTTTAGTCA
It encodes:
- a CDS encoding PTS mannose transporter subunit IID, whose amino-acid sequence is MVDMTKTTTEKKLTPSDIRGVFIRSNLFQGSWNFERMQALGFCFSMVPAIRRLYPENNDARKQAIKRHLEFFNTHPYVAAPVLGVTLAMEEQRANGAEIDDGAINGIKVGLMGPLAGVGDPIFWGTVRPVFAALGAGIAMSGSLLGPLLFFILFNLVRLATRYYGVAYGYRKGVDIVKDMGGGFLQKLTEGASILGLFVMGALVNKWTHVNIPLVVSTITGQDGQTRVTTVQTILDQLMPGLVPLLLTFACMWLLRKKVNPLWIIVGFFVIGIAGYAVGLLGL
- a CDS encoding DUF986 family protein; its protein translation is MTITDLVLVLFIFSLLAYAIYDQFIMPRRNGPTLLTVALLPRSRVDSVIFLGLVAILIYNNVTSHGAQFTTWLLCALVLMGLYLFWIRTPKIIFKQKGFFFANVWIEYNRIKEMNLSEDGVLVMQLEHRRLLIRVRNIDDLERIYKLLISNQ
- the mntP gene encoding manganese efflux pump MntP translates to MNLTATVLLAFGMSMDAFAASIGKGATLHKPKFSEALRTGLIFGAVETLTPLIGWGMGMLASKFVLEWNHWIAFILLIFLGGRMIIEGFRDNDDEDEEPQRRHGFWLLVTTAIATSLDAMAVGVGLAFLQVNIIATALAIGCATLIMSTLGMMIGRFIGPMLGKRAEILGGVVLIGIGAQILWAHFHG